A part of Anolis sagrei isolate rAnoSag1 chromosome 3, rAnoSag1.mat, whole genome shotgun sequence genomic DNA contains:
- the LOC137096547 gene encoding oocyte zinc finger protein XlCOF6-like, translated as MNLANYRPVSNLPFLDELRRQSDSGGSALLVLLDLTAAFDTVDYDLMIHRLPMSGVHGQALNWFNSFLRNRSQCVEYKDQISEISLGVKIYIHIKRLTLGKPFKCLECGKNFTQSGILRRHQRTHTGEKPFKCLECGKSFTENGSLCIHQRTHTGEKPYKCLECRQSFSSSGHLRSHQRTHTGEKPFKCLGCGQSFTQNSHLRSHQRTHTGEKPFKCLGCGQSFTQNSHLRSHQRTHTGEKPFKCLECGKSFASSSHLRRHQRTHTGEKCYKCLQCGQRLTDNGGLRRHERTHTGEKPYKCLECGKSFARNSVLRSHQRTHTGEKPYKCLECGQSFTESSSVRRHQRTHIGGK; from the exons ATGAACCTTGCCAATTATCGTCCCGTCTCTAATCTTccattcttag ATGAACTTCGTCGCCAGTCTGATAGCGGTGGATCGGCGCTTCTGGTACTTCTCGATCTTACTGCAGCGTTCGACACTGTTGACTACGATTTAATGATCCACCGTCTCCCCATGTCTGGAGTTCACGGTCaagccctcaattggttcaattcattcctccgaaaTCGGAGTCAGTGCGTGGAATATAAGGACCAAATCTCTGAAA TTTCGCTTGGAGTGaaaatctacattcacatcaaaagactcacactggggaaaccctttaagtgcctggagtgtggaaagaacttcactcagagtggaattctacgtagacatcaaaggactcacactggggaaaaaccctttaagtgcctggagtgtggaaagagcttcactgagaatggaagtctatgtatacatcaaaggactcacactggggagaaaccttataaatgcctagagtgtaGACAGTCCTTCAGTAGCAGTggacatctacgttcacatcaaaggactcacactggggagaaaccatttaaatgcctggggtgtggacagagcttcactcagaattcacatctacgttcacatcaaaggactcacactggggagaaaccctttaaatgcctggggtgtggacagagcttcactcagaattcacatctacgttcacatcaaaggactcacactggggagaaaccctttaaatgcctggagtgtggaaagagtttcgctTCGAGTTCacatctacgtagacatcaaagaactcacactggggagaaatgcTATAAATGCCTACAATGTGGACAGAGGTTAACTGACAATGGAGGCCTACGtagacatgaaaggactcacactggggagaaaccctataaatgcctggagtgtggaaagagttttgctCGGAATTCAgttctacgttcacatcaaaggactcacactggggagaaaccctataaatgcttggagtgtggacagagcttcactgaaagTTCAAGTgtacgtagacatcaaaggactcacattgggggaaaataa